One Odontesthes bonariensis isolate fOdoBon6 chromosome 17, fOdoBon6.hap1, whole genome shotgun sequence genomic window carries:
- the znf593 gene encoding zinc finger protein 593, with product MGKSKQVGNHKSDKKKHIAKTWKTKRRTKDLDQIHSDMKPETAAKLLRQDVDYDVTGSAQHYCLHCARYFVDMRSLKEHFKTKVHKKRLKQLREEPYTQAEADRAAGMGSYIPPKTVEVKTQPLEEDMD from the exons ATGGGGAAGTCCAAGCAAGTGGGAAACCACAAGAGTGACAAAAAGAAGCACATCGCAAAGACATGGAAAACAAAACGCAGGACCAAAGACTTGGACCAGATCCACTCAGACATGAAGCCAGAGACGGCAGCCAAACTGCTGCGTCAGGACGTGGACTATGACGTAACGGGAAGTGCACAACACTACTGCTTACACTGCGC GAGATATTTTGTGGACATGAGATCCTTGAAAGAGCACTTCAAGACTAAAGTGCACAAGAAACG GTTGAAACAACTGAGGGAGGAGCCCTACACCCAGGCAGAGGCAGACAGAGCAGCAGGTATGGGATCCTACATCCCCCCAAAAACTGTTGAAGTGAAGACGCAGCCTCTGGAGGAGGACATGGACTGA
- the selenon gene encoding selenoprotein N: MAADVDKEISDKESNARQNGHQSSGSGSWFYRGMWTLLMVFAVPLLAFGIKYYQDAQFLKRHGESVRTLGAEGLFLFSSLDTDHDLFLSPEEFKPIAEKLTGITPPVDLEEEVIHDPNGETLILEAKMQPLLLDSMTKSKDGFLGVSHSSLGGLRAWKDPVVPSSSFSASQFRVFLPPKNKAEVGDTWWVIPSELNIFTGYLPNNRYHPPTPKGKEILIHTLLSMFHPRPFIKSRFAPQGTVACIRASNDFYYDIVFRIHAEFQLNDVPDFPFWFTPGQFTGNIVLSKDASHVRRFQLYVPNDRSLNVDMEWLYGASESSNMEVDIGYLPQLELQSTGPSTPSVIVDVEGNVIDSRDSGSEPIQFVFEEIHWTSEISQHEAARRLEVTLYPFKKVPYLPFSEAFERAEAEKKLVHSILLWGALDDQSCUGSGRTLRETVLESSPVLALLNESFVSSWSLVKELENMQADEWNPAMSEKARLHLEKYNFPVEMLLALPNGTIVHHINANYFLDQTAMKPEEEGATFSFSSAFEDPSTSTYITFLKEGLEKAKEYMAQ, translated from the exons ATGGctgcagacgtggataaagaaATCTCCGATAAAGAGAGCAATGCAAGGCAGAATGGGCACCAGAGCTCCGGCTCTGGATCCTGGTTCTACAGGGGGATGTGGACCCTGTTGATGGTCTTTGCTGTTCCCCTTCTCGCTTTTGGGATCAAGTACTACCAAGATGCTCAGTTTCTCAAACGTCAT GGAGAGAGTGTTCGAACTCTTGGTGCCGAggggctttttcttttctcctccttAGACACCGACCACGACCTCTTTCTCAGTCCCGAGGAGTTTAAACCCATTGCAGAGAAGCTCACAG GGATTACACCCCCGGTGGATTTGGAGGAGGAAGTGATCCATGACCCCAATGGAGAGACTTTGATCTTGGAGGCCAAAATGCAGCCTCTGCTGCTTGACTCCATGACCAAGAGCAAGGATGGTTTCCtcggg gtttcACACAGCTCACTTGGCGGACTCCGCGCTTGGAAGGATCCTGTTGTGCCTTCTTCGTCATTCTCTGCCAGCCAGTTCAGGGTGTTTCTGCCCCCAAAGAATAAGGCAGAAGTGGGAGACACGTGGTGGGTGATTCCCAGCGAGCTCAACATCTTCACTGGATACCTGCCTAACAATCGATACCACCCTCCCACCCCAAAGGGCAAAGAG ATTCTCATCCACACCTTGCTGAGCATGTTCCACCCTCGGCCCTTCATAAAATCCCGTTTTGCTCCACAGGGCACGGTCGCCTGCATTCGTGCCAGCAATGACTTTTACTATGACATCGTCTTCAG GATTCATGCAGAGTTCCAGCTCAATGATGTTCCAGACTTCCCCTTCTGGTTCACACCGGGCCAGTTCACTGGCAACATTGTCCTCTCTAAAGACGCTTCTCACGTCCGTCGCTTCCAGCTCTATGTCCCCAATGACAG GTCTCTGAACGTGGACATGGAGTGGCTCTATGGAGCCAGTGAGAGCAGTAACATGGAGGTGGACATTGGTTACCTGCCACAG TTAGAGCTGCAGTCCACTGGCCCCTCCACTCCCTCCGTCATCGTGGATGTGGAGGGAAACGTCATCGATAGTCGGGACAGCGGCAGCGAGCCAATTCAGTTTGTCTTTGAGGAAATTCACTGGACCTCAGAGATCAGTCAACATGAAGCTGCTCGCCGTCTGGAGGTCACCCTCTACCCCTTTAAGAAG GTGCCCTATCTGCCTTTTTCTGAGGCCTTTGAGCGAGCGGAGGCCGAGAAGAAGCTGGTGCATTCCATTCTGCTCTGGGGAGCTTTAGATGACCAGTCCTGCTGAG GTTCAGGGCGAACTCTCCGGGAGACAGTCCTGGAAAGTTCGCCCGTCCTGGCTCTGCTCAACGAGAGCTTTGTCAGCAGCTGGTCTCTGGTCAAAGAGCTGGAGAACATGCA GGCTGATGAGTGGAACCCTGCAATGAGTGAAAAGGCCCGCTTACACCTGGAAAAGTACAATTTCCCCGTGGAGATGCTGTTGGCGCTTCCCAATGGAaccatt